Proteins co-encoded in one Cupriavidus taiwanensis genomic window:
- a CDS encoding acyl-CoA dehydrogenase family protein: protein MVDPNVDVDGLDADQRLLRDNIRRYLKEHIAPRIDQAEQDKRFPHEVLTGLADFGYFGGHLPEADGGLGLDYLTWAVMMEEAGYCWLSLRILLNGLNIVSGIINAYGTEEQKDRFMRPLLRNERKTFVSISEPDVGSNVAEIKTRADKRGDRYVLNGSKLWITNGLFADFGIVVARTFSETCNGELSLFLVERDVTPYSATPVETMFTRSTGTAAFTFENAEVPAANLLGQEGQGLRQILIGLNFGRLNVAMGAVGAAQCALDLSQDYALQRKQFGRPIGSFQLVQKHIVDMTMKTQAARSLGYRAARSMQNGTSRTECSIAKLYATEAAFEVSNLALQVHGGMGYATGYPIERIFRDTRGGMIPEGTTEIQTLIIGREILGISALT, encoded by the coding sequence ATGGTTGATCCGAACGTTGACGTCGACGGCCTCGATGCCGACCAGCGGCTGCTGCGCGACAACATCCGCCGCTACCTGAAGGAGCACATCGCCCCGCGTATCGACCAGGCCGAGCAGGACAAGCGCTTTCCGCATGAAGTGCTGACCGGCCTGGCCGACTTCGGCTACTTCGGCGGCCATCTGCCCGAGGCGGATGGCGGCCTGGGGCTGGACTACCTGACCTGGGCGGTGATGATGGAAGAAGCCGGCTATTGCTGGCTGTCGCTGCGCATCCTGCTGAACGGGCTGAACATCGTCTCCGGCATCATCAATGCGTATGGCACCGAGGAGCAGAAGGACCGCTTCATGCGCCCGCTGCTGCGCAACGAGCGCAAGACCTTCGTGTCGATCTCGGAACCCGATGTCGGCTCCAACGTCGCCGAAATCAAGACCCGCGCCGACAAGCGCGGCGACCGCTACGTGCTCAACGGCAGCAAGCTGTGGATCACCAACGGCCTGTTCGCCGACTTCGGCATCGTGGTGGCGCGCACCTTCAGCGAGACCTGCAACGGCGAGCTGTCGCTGTTCCTGGTCGAGCGCGACGTCACGCCGTACAGCGCCACGCCGGTCGAGACCATGTTTACGCGCAGCACCGGCACCGCGGCCTTCACCTTCGAGAACGCCGAGGTGCCCGCCGCCAACCTGCTGGGCCAGGAAGGCCAGGGCCTGCGCCAGATCCTGATCGGGCTGAACTTCGGTCGCCTGAACGTGGCCATGGGCGCGGTCGGCGCGGCGCAGTGCGCGCTCGACCTGTCGCAGGACTATGCCCTGCAGCGCAAGCAGTTCGGCCGTCCGATCGGATCGTTCCAGCTGGTGCAGAAGCATATCGTCGACATGACCATGAAAACCCAGGCGGCGCGCTCGCTGGGCTACCGCGCCGCGCGCTCGATGCAGAACGGCACCTCGCGCACCGAATGCTCGATCGCCAAGCTGTACGCCACCGAGGCCGCGTTCGAGGTCTCGAACCTGGCGCTGCAGGTGCATGGCGGCATGGGCTACGCCACCGGCTACCCGATCGAGCGGATCTTCCGCGACACGCGCGGCGGCATGATCCCGGAGGGCACCACCGAGATCCAGACGCTGATCATCGGGCGGGAGATCCTGGGGATCAGTGCGCTGACCTGA
- a CDS encoding MaoC family dehydratase, with protein MTQPAILDQIANTTLYWEDLTPGMTYTTSSRTITEADVAAFAALTGDFNKVHVDAEYAKGTIFGQRIAHGMLVASFMAGLTSRSIPNQFFEGSLFSVLENRLKFPKPTFIGDTIRVEIEVVEQKTTSRPDRGIIAFLRKGINQRGEVVAEMAATCLFKRRTAGDAQ; from the coding sequence ATGACCCAACCCGCCATCCTCGACCAAATCGCCAACACCACGCTGTACTGGGAAGACCTGACGCCGGGCATGACCTACACCACCTCGTCGCGCACCATCACCGAGGCCGACGTGGCCGCCTTTGCCGCGCTGACCGGCGATTTCAACAAGGTGCATGTCGACGCCGAATACGCCAAGGGCACCATCTTCGGCCAGCGCATCGCGCACGGCATGCTGGTGGCGTCGTTCATGGCCGGGCTGACTTCGCGCTCGATCCCCAACCAGTTCTTCGAAGGCTCGCTCTTCAGCGTGCTCGAGAACCGCCTGAAGTTTCCCAAGCCCACCTTTATCGGTGACACCATCCGCGTGGAGATCGAGGTGGTCGAGCAGAAGACCACCAGCCGCCCGGATCGCGGCATCATCGCGTTCCTGCGCAAGGGCATCAACCAGCGCGGCGAAGTGGTGGCCGAGATGGCGGCGACCTGCCTGTTCAAGCGCCGCACCGCCGGAGACGCGCAATGA
- a CDS encoding SDR family NAD(P)-dependent oxidoreductase, which produces MDLGLNGRVAIVTGSARGIGAETARMLAREGMAVVITDLDLDAANETARGIEAGGGKAIAVQCDVRNEEQVRNMVAAGKDAFGSVDVLVNNAGLVKDRTILKMDEADWDLVLNVTLKGSFHCVRAALPHMHEKGWGRIINISSRALFGNPGQANYSTAKAGIIGFTRALSLEQARKGVTVNAIAPGYIETEYIKSLPNYDTILENVMAKNAVTFPGQTSDIAGAVAFMASEHARYITGTTLFVTGGRYG; this is translated from the coding sequence ATGGATCTTGGATTGAATGGCCGCGTGGCAATCGTCACCGGCTCGGCACGCGGCATTGGCGCGGAAACCGCCCGCATGCTGGCCCGCGAAGGCATGGCGGTGGTCATCACCGACCTGGACCTCGACGCAGCGAACGAGACCGCGCGCGGCATCGAGGCCGGCGGCGGCAAGGCCATTGCCGTGCAATGCGACGTGCGCAATGAAGAGCAGGTGCGCAACATGGTGGCAGCCGGCAAGGATGCCTTCGGCAGCGTCGACGTGCTGGTCAACAACGCCGGCCTGGTCAAGGACCGCACCATCCTGAAGATGGACGAGGCCGACTGGGACCTGGTGCTGAACGTCACGCTCAAGGGCAGCTTCCACTGCGTGCGCGCCGCCTTGCCCCATATGCATGAGAAGGGCTGGGGCCGCATCATCAACATCAGCTCGCGCGCGCTGTTCGGCAACCCGGGCCAGGCCAACTACTCCACCGCCAAGGCCGGCATCATCGGCTTCACCCGCGCGCTGTCGCTGGAGCAGGCGCGCAAGGGCGTGACCGTCAACGCCATCGCGCCGGGCTATATCGAGACCGAATACATCAAGAGCCTGCCCAACTACGACACCATCCTCGAGAACGTGATGGCGAAGAACGCCGTGACCTTCCCGGGCCAGACCAGCGATATCGCCGGTGCCGTCGCCTTCATGGCGTCGGAGCACGCCCGCTATATCACCGGCACCACCCTGTTCGTGACCGGAGGCCGCTATGGTTGA
- a CDS encoding IclR family transcriptional regulator, which produces MPAKVPAVSRAMAVFEAFAREKRDLSNSDLARLLSLADSSCSDLLHTLHSLGYLMRTSRTRRFYPTGRLLETARLIAETDPLTRMAQEAVARLADATNESAFFGLLEPLAVRVAATAPSRLPLRYILDVGERVALHASALGKAMLGLLPEADARARLDTIRRPAVTPNTVVDVEQLMAQLARGRELGWYEAHDEGTAGVTALAVSAQVGERPVAISLAGPTERIERHRQPYLAALREVRDAMLAEH; this is translated from the coding sequence TTGCCAGCGAAGGTACCCGCCGTCAGCCGAGCCATGGCCGTATTCGAGGCATTCGCCCGCGAAAAGCGCGACCTGTCGAATTCGGACCTGGCCAGGCTGCTGTCGCTTGCCGACAGCAGCTGCTCAGACCTGCTGCACACGCTGCACTCGCTCGGCTACCTGATGCGGACCTCGCGCACCCGGCGCTTCTATCCCACCGGCAGGCTGCTGGAAACCGCGCGCCTGATCGCCGAGACCGACCCGCTCACGCGCATGGCGCAGGAAGCCGTGGCGCGCCTGGCCGATGCCACCAACGAGAGCGCGTTCTTCGGCTTGCTGGAACCGCTCGCCGTGCGCGTTGCCGCGACCGCGCCGAGCCGCCTGCCGCTGCGCTACATCCTCGACGTGGGCGAGCGCGTGGCGCTGCATGCCTCGGCCCTGGGCAAGGCCATGCTGGGCCTGCTGCCGGAGGCAGACGCACGCGCCCGCCTCGACACCATCCGGCGCCCGGCGGTCACCCCCAATACGGTGGTGGACGTCGAGCAACTGATGGCGCAACTGGCCCGCGGCCGCGAGCTGGGCTGGTACGAGGCCCATGACGAGGGCACGGCCGGCGTCACCGCGCTGGCGGTCTCGGCGCAAGTGGGGGAGCGCCCGGTGGCGATCTCGCTGGCCGGGCCGACCGAACGCATCGAAAGACATCGGCAGCCTTATCTGGCGGCATTGCGCGAAGTGCGCGATGCCATGCTGGCCGAACACTGA
- a CDS encoding acyl-CoA dehydrogenase family protein produces the protein MQKLTDERRMIQEAARQFTMERVLPIANKLDPEKGQIPRDLIDEMAELGYFGILIPEEYGGLGLGAYEYCLVAEQLSRGWMSVGSLIARGNGLIGALKALTPQKKADYLPRMARGELLGAFSLSEPNAGSDVANISCRAVRDGDDWVITGSKYWCTFADEADFILVICRTDPVVDPKARHKGLSAFMVEKPRGELPAGVKGSIIPKIGYHGWTTWELAFDGCRVPHDKMVGEEGKAFYLATAGLETARAHTAARSIGLAQGSLEDSIQYARDRAQFGNPIASFQAIRFKLADMATQIEAARALLYTVCEKIDEGTRADTEASMVKLFASEMCERVTSEGLQIHGGAGYTTHFAAERYWRDARLTKIFEGTSEIQMRIISDAMLGKIAA, from the coding sequence ATGCAGAAACTGACCGACGAGCGGCGCATGATCCAGGAGGCGGCGCGCCAGTTCACGATGGAGCGCGTGCTGCCCATCGCCAACAAGCTGGACCCAGAGAAGGGCCAGATCCCGCGCGACCTGATCGACGAGATGGCCGAGCTCGGCTACTTCGGCATCCTGATTCCCGAGGAATACGGCGGCCTGGGGCTGGGCGCTTATGAGTACTGCCTGGTGGCGGAGCAACTGTCGCGCGGCTGGATGAGCGTGGGCAGCCTGATCGCGCGTGGCAACGGGCTGATCGGCGCGCTCAAGGCGCTGACGCCGCAGAAGAAGGCAGACTACCTGCCGCGCATGGCGCGCGGCGAGCTGCTGGGCGCGTTCTCGCTGTCGGAGCCGAATGCCGGCTCAGATGTCGCCAATATCTCCTGCCGCGCCGTGCGCGACGGCGACGACTGGGTCATCACCGGCAGCAAGTACTGGTGCACCTTCGCCGACGAGGCCGACTTTATCCTGGTGATCTGCCGCACCGACCCGGTGGTCGATCCGAAGGCGCGCCACAAGGGCCTGTCCGCCTTCATGGTGGAGAAGCCGCGCGGCGAGCTGCCGGCCGGCGTCAAGGGCAGCATCATCCCCAAGATCGGCTACCACGGGTGGACTACCTGGGAACTGGCCTTCGACGGCTGCCGCGTGCCGCACGACAAGATGGTGGGCGAGGAAGGCAAGGCGTTCTATCTCGCCACCGCGGGGCTGGAAACCGCGCGCGCCCACACCGCGGCGCGCTCGATCGGGCTAGCGCAGGGTAGCCTGGAAGACTCGATCCAGTACGCCAGGGACCGCGCGCAGTTCGGCAACCCTATCGCCAGCTTCCAGGCGATCCGCTTCAAGCTGGCCGACATGGCGACCCAGATCGAGGCCGCGCGCGCCCTGCTCTACACCGTGTGCGAGAAGATCGACGAGGGCACCCGTGCCGACACCGAGGCCTCGATGGTCAAGCTGTTCGCCAGCGAAATGTGCGAGCGCGTGACCAGCGAAGGCCTGCAGATCCACGGCGGCGCCGGCTACACCACGCACTTCGCGGCCGAGCGCTACTGGCGCGATGCGCGCCTGACCAAGATTTTCGAAGGCACCTCCGAGATCCAGATGCGCATCATCTCCGATGCCATGCTCGGCAAGATCGCCGCCTGA
- a CDS encoding citryl-CoA lyase: MVKTDIGYTTTDTIMVRGLNLATEIIGKFDFVDMIFFTTLSRMPTPREKVMVNALLVTTADHGITPSSLSARLTYIGAPEALQGAVATGLLGAGSVFLGPMQNATEMLNEGARELGDDASEEQVLATARALIQRYKASRQQVYGVGHPIHVDGDPRVPALRELSRQHGYYGLHWRLMEGIVHVLVNEQNRKLPMNVVGAIGAIVAAMRLDPLIARGLALVGRSAGLLAHVLEEKTQPMAREAWQLVLKDDPRNVLP; encoded by the coding sequence ATGGTAAAGACTGACATCGGCTACACCACCACCGACACCATCATGGTGCGTGGCCTGAACCTCGCCACCGAGATCATCGGCAAGTTCGACTTTGTCGACATGATCTTCTTCACCACGCTGTCGCGCATGCCGACCCCGCGCGAGAAGGTCATGGTCAATGCCTTGCTCGTGACCACGGCCGACCACGGCATCACGCCAAGCTCGCTGTCGGCGCGGCTGACCTACATCGGCGCGCCCGAAGCGCTGCAGGGCGCGGTGGCCACCGGGCTGCTCGGTGCCGGCAGCGTGTTCCTGGGCCCGATGCAGAACGCTACCGAGATGCTCAACGAAGGCGCGCGCGAACTGGGCGACGATGCCAGCGAGGAGCAGGTGCTGGCAACCGCCCGCGCGCTGATCCAGCGCTACAAGGCGAGCCGCCAGCAGGTCTACGGCGTGGGCCACCCGATCCATGTCGACGGCGACCCGCGCGTGCCGGCGCTGCGCGAACTGTCGCGCCAGCATGGCTACTACGGGCTGCACTGGCGCCTGATGGAAGGCATCGTGCACGTGCTGGTCAACGAGCAGAACCGCAAACTGCCGATGAACGTAGTCGGCGCGATCGGGGCAATCGTGGCGGCAATGAGGCTGGACCCGCTGATCGCCCGCGGCCTGGCACTAGTGGGCCGTTCCGCCGGCCTGCTGGCGCACGTGCTCGAGGAAAAGACCCAGCCGATGGCGCGCGAGGCCTGGCAGCTGGTGCTGAAGGACGATCCGCGCAACGTGCTGCCGTAA
- a CDS encoding acetate--CoA ligase family protein, whose product MSAQQIWFSDLSRLVNPRSIVLVGASEKPDSIGGRTLENLTTFSEFKGDLYLVNPGRTEIHGRPCVASVSELKQVPDLAILAVRADMVIQALRDCGQLGVKFAIVFTSGFGETGEDGRAIEAEMRAIVASTGMRIYGPNCPGLNNMNARLGLTFSPAWRIDRRPGPIGVATQGGGLGRSFIQAMDRGVGVGLWCSGGNEADLEVSDYIHYMADAPDIEVIVTTLEGVRNGPRFMAAALHAARRGKPIVAIKVGKSEYGAKAAQSHTAAIAGSAEINSAVFRQLGIIEVDDIDELIDVASLLARRKPTGNEQLAVYSFSGGTAALASDMVGVAGLKLSEFAPRTLAALKEALPGFAAFSNPVDVTAEVLVNTEVSYATLKATASDPNTDLVLVPIPVEYGKTTAMLADSMVRVQAEEPDTPIVPVWMSDRTGEGQRKMIDGGLMPMRAVGNAVLAVRRMIEYGRWKATFDREWQPLAGTASNAGERATANLSEARTKALLEAAGIATPRGEVARSATEAARAFRNVGNGKAVMKIVSAAITHKTDIGGVRLGIASDGAAMTAYEEIHANGSRACDASAIEGVLVEPMLPGPFIEAVVGIHRDPVFGHVCTFGLGGVSIELFKDVSRRLLPLTPASARQMIAETRCYELLKGYRGQPPFDIDALVDTLVRLSGFVAKHAGSIEELEINPLAVSPQGQGVTALDAVLSYQGTEPSTW is encoded by the coding sequence ATGAGCGCGCAGCAGATCTGGTTCAGCGACCTGTCGCGGCTGGTCAATCCGCGCTCGATCGTGCTGGTCGGGGCGTCGGAGAAGCCCGACAGCATCGGCGGCCGCACGCTCGAGAACCTCACCACCTTCTCCGAATTCAAGGGCGACCTGTACCTGGTCAATCCCGGTCGTACCGAAATCCACGGCCGTCCCTGCGTCGCGTCGGTCAGCGAGCTGAAGCAGGTGCCGGACCTGGCCATCCTTGCCGTGCGCGCCGACATGGTGATCCAGGCCCTGCGCGACTGCGGCCAGCTTGGCGTGAAGTTCGCCATCGTCTTCACCTCCGGCTTTGGCGAGACCGGCGAAGACGGCCGCGCCATCGAGGCCGAGATGCGCGCGATCGTCGCCAGCACCGGCATGCGCATCTACGGGCCCAACTGCCCGGGCCTGAACAATATGAATGCGCGGCTGGGGCTGACCTTCTCGCCGGCCTGGCGCATCGACCGCCGCCCGGGTCCGATCGGCGTCGCCACGCAAGGCGGCGGCCTGGGCCGCTCGTTCATCCAGGCGATGGACCGCGGCGTCGGCGTGGGCCTGTGGTGCTCCGGCGGCAACGAGGCCGACCTGGAAGTCAGCGACTATATCCACTACATGGCCGACGCCCCGGACATCGAGGTGATCGTCACCACGCTGGAAGGCGTGCGCAACGGCCCGCGCTTCATGGCGGCCGCGCTGCACGCGGCGCGCCGCGGCAAGCCCATCGTCGCGATCAAGGTCGGCAAGTCCGAGTACGGCGCCAAGGCGGCGCAATCGCATACCGCCGCGATCGCCGGCTCGGCCGAGATCAACAGCGCGGTGTTCCGCCAGCTCGGCATTATCGAAGTGGACGACATCGACGAGCTGATCGACGTGGCCTCGCTGCTGGCGCGGCGCAAGCCCACCGGCAACGAGCAGCTGGCGGTGTACAGCTTCTCTGGCGGCACCGCGGCGCTGGCGTCCGACATGGTCGGCGTGGCCGGGCTAAAGCTGTCCGAATTCGCGCCGCGGACGCTGGCGGCGCTGAAGGAGGCCCTGCCCGGCTTTGCCGCGTTCAGCAATCCGGTCGATGTGACCGCCGAAGTGCTGGTCAATACCGAGGTCAGCTACGCCACGCTGAAGGCAACCGCCAGCGATCCGAACACCGACCTGGTGCTGGTGCCGATCCCGGTCGAATACGGCAAGACCACCGCGATGCTGGCCGACAGCATGGTGCGCGTGCAGGCCGAGGAGCCAGACACGCCGATCGTGCCGGTGTGGATGAGCGACCGTACCGGAGAGGGCCAGCGCAAGATGATCGACGGCGGGCTGATGCCGATGCGCGCGGTCGGCAATGCCGTGCTGGCAGTGCGCCGGATGATCGAGTATGGCCGGTGGAAGGCTACCTTCGATCGGGAATGGCAGCCGCTGGCGGGCACCGCCTCGAACGCGGGTGAACGGGCCACCGCCAACCTGTCTGAAGCCCGCACCAAGGCGCTGCTGGAAGCGGCCGGCATCGCCACGCCGCGCGGCGAGGTGGCGCGCTCCGCGACCGAGGCCGCGCGCGCCTTCCGCAATGTCGGCAACGGCAAGGCCGTGATGAAGATCGTCAGCGCGGCGATCACGCACAAGACCGATATCGGCGGCGTGCGCCTGGGCATTGCCTCGGACGGCGCGGCCATGACCGCGTATGAAGAGATCCATGCCAACGGCTCCAGGGCGTGCGACGCGTCGGCGATCGAGGGCGTGCTGGTCGAGCCGATGCTGCCCGGGCCCTTCATCGAAGCCGTGGTCGGCATCCATCGCGACCCCGTATTCGGCCATGTCTGCACCTTCGGCCTGGGCGGCGTCAGCATCGAGCTGTTCAAGGACGTGAGCCGCCGGCTGCTGCCGCTGACGCCGGCATCGGCGCGCCAGATGATCGCCGAGACGCGCTGCTACGAACTGCTCAAGGGCTATCGCGGCCAGCCGCCGTTCGATATCGACGCGCTGGTCGACACGCTGGTCAGGCTGTCCGGCTTTGTCGCGAAGCACGCCGGCAGCATCGAGGAACTTGAAATCAATCCCCTTGCGGTCAGCCCGCAAGGCCAGGGAGTGACCGCGCTCGACGCCGTCCTCTCGTACCAGGGCACGGAGCCTTCGACATGGTAA